Proteins from a single region of Marinitoga sp. 38H-ov:
- a CDS encoding LacI family DNA-binding transcriptional regulator → MANIKDVAKLSNVSVATVSRVLNGSENVSAETRKRVLKAIKKLNYKPKPSFSNNILFKTIGVLVPDIRGYHYSDIVMAIESFAYEKGFDIMLAIPKNDPLNEKNILDQYFKRKVDGIILAEFYGDTKLIDRFINSGVPIVVMDFNVEEINFDVVNVDNEGGAYKAIEYLYKNGHRNIFVIRGPNNSPAAIERLKGIRKFMYKKSDLNVIFSETEGYNPNDGSDAIYSYLAKNPLNFTAVFAVNDWTAFGAMDALKSYGYKIPDDVSIIGFDDSPFAEFVNPKLTTIKQPREEIGITATEILIERITNKRKRLPKNVVLPTTLIERNSVRRINNEY, encoded by the coding sequence ATGGCAAATATAAAAGATGTTGCTAAACTTTCAAATGTTTCTGTTGCGACGGTTTCACGCGTATTAAATGGAAGTGAAAATGTTTCTGCTGAAACACGAAAAAGAGTTTTAAAAGCTATTAAAAAATTAAATTATAAGCCAAAACCTTCTTTTAGTAATAATATATTATTCAAAACTATAGGTGTTTTAGTGCCGGATATTAGAGGTTATCATTATAGCGATATTGTTATGGCAATTGAAAGTTTTGCATATGAAAAGGGTTTTGACATAATGTTGGCTATTCCAAAAAATGACCCTTTAAATGAAAAAAATATTCTTGATCAATATTTTAAAAGAAAAGTTGACGGAATAATTTTAGCAGAATTCTATGGAGATACTAAATTAATTGATAGGTTTATTAACAGCGGAGTTCCTATTGTGGTTATGGATTTTAATGTTGAAGAGATCAATTTTGATGTTGTTAATGTAGATAATGAAGGTGGAGCATATAAGGCTATTGAATATTTATATAAAAATGGACATAGAAATATATTTGTAATTAGAGGTCCTAATAATTCTCCTGCAGCTATTGAAAGATTAAAAGGGATCAGAAAATTTATGTATAAAAAATCTGATTTGAATGTTATTTTTTCTGAAACTGAAGGATATAATCCAAATGACGGAAGTGATGCAATTTATTCATATTTAGCAAAAAATCCTTTAAACTTTACAGCTGTTTTTGCCGTTAATGACTGGACCGCGTTTGGTGCAATGGATGCTTTAAAAAGCTATGGTTATAAAATACCAGATGATGTTTCTATTATTGGATTTGACGATTCTCCTTTTGCTGAATTTGTAAATCCAAAACTTACTACAATTAAGCAACCTAGAGAAGAAATAGGCATAACAGCTACAGAAATATTAATTGAAAGAATTACAAATAAGAGAAAGAGATTACCTAAAAACGTTGTTCTTCCAACAACCTTAATTGAAAGAAATAGTGTGAGGAGGATTAATAATGAATATTGA